One genomic segment of Pongo abelii isolate AG06213 chromosome 13, NHGRI_mPonAbe1-v2.0_pri, whole genome shotgun sequence includes these proteins:
- the RNF183 gene encoding E3 ubiquitin-protein ligase RNF183 isoform X3 encodes MAEQQGWELEAECPVCWNPFNNTFHTPKMLDCCHSFCVECLAHLSLVTPARRCLLCPLCRQPTVLASGQPVTDLPTDTAMLTLLRLEPHHVTLEGRQLCLKDQPKSRYFLRQPRVYTLDLGPQPGGQTGPPLDTASATVPTPIRIPSHYSLRECFRNPQFRIFAYLMAVILSVTLLLIFSIFWTKQFLWGVG; translated from the coding sequence ATGGCTGAGCAGCAGGGCTGGGAGCTTGAGGCCGAGTGCCCCGTCTGCTGGAACCCCTTCAACAACACGTTCCATacccccaaaatgctggattgCTGCCACTCCTTCTGTGTGGAATGCCTGGCGCACCTCAGCCTGGTGACTCCAGCCCGGCGCTGCCTGCTGTGCCCGCTCTGTCGCCAGCCCACCGTGCTGGCCTCAGGGCAGCCTGTGACTGACTTGCCCACGGACACTGCCATGCTCACCCTGCTCCGCCTGGAGCCCCACCATGTCACCCTGGAAGGCCGTCAGCTGTGCCTCAAGGACCAGCCCAAGAGCCGCTACTTCCTGCGCCAGCCTCGAGTCTACACACTGGACCTTGGCCCCCAGCCTGGGGGCCAGACTGGGCCGCCCCTAGACACGGCCTCTGCCACCGTGCCTACGCCCATCCGCATCCCCAGCCACTACTCTCTGAGGGAGTGTTTCCGCAACCCTCAGTTCCGCATCTTTGCCTACCTGATGGCCGTCATCCtcagtgtcactctgttgctcatATTCTCCATCTTTTGGACCAAGCAGTTCCTTTGGGGTGTGGGGTGA
- the WDR31 gene encoding WD repeat-containing protein 31 isoform X3 — protein sequence MLLLRCQLKQAPPQKVSCRFRVVMGKLQSKLKHSTYKYSRPDEIIEERIQTKAFQEYSPAHMDTVSVVAALNSDLCVSGGKDKVACIPKSSQFFSSSRDRMVMMWDLHGSSQPRQQLCGHAMVVTGLAVSPDSSQLCTGSRDNTLLLWDVVTGQSVERASVSRNVVTHLCWVPREPYILQTSEDKTLRLWDSRGLQLAHMFPAKQHIQTYCEVSVDGHKCVSCSNGFGGEGCEATLWDLRQTRNRICEYKGHFQTVASCVFLPRALALMPLIATSSHDCKVKIWNQDTGACLFTLSLDGSGPLTSLAVGDAISLLCASFNRGIHLLRMDHSQGLELQEVAAF from the exons ATGCTGCTACTCAGGTGCCAACTGAAACAAGCTCCTCCACAGAAGGTTTCGTGTAGGTTTCGTGTCGTGATGGGGAAACTGCAAAGCAAACTCAAACACAGCACTTATAAATACAG CAGGCCTGATGAAATTATAGAAGAGAGAATTCAAACTAAAGCTTTTCAAGAGTATAGCCCAGCTCACATGGATACCGTCTCTGTCGTGGCTGCTTTGAACTCAGACCTTTGTGTCTCTGGAGGGAAAGATAAG GTAGCCTGCATTCCCAAATCCAGCCAGTTCTTCAGCTCCTCTCGTGACAGGATGGTCATGATGTGGGACTTGCACGGTTCCTCACAACCAAGGCAGCAATTGTGTGGCCATGCCATGGTGGTCACCGGATTGGCTGTGAGTCCAG ACTCATCACAGCTGTGCACTGGCTCTCGGGACAACACCCTGCTTCTGTGGGATGTGGTGACAGGACAGAGTGTGGAAAGAGCATCTGTCTCCAGGAACGTG gtcACTCACCTGTGCTGGGTCCCCAGAGAACCATACATACTACAGACCTCTGAAGATAAAACCCTCAG ATTATGGGACAGTCGGGGGCTGCAGTTAGCTCATATGTTTCCTGCAAAGCAGCACATTCAGACCTACTGTGAAGTCAGTGTGGATGGACACAAGTGTGTCTCCTGCAGCAATGGCTTTGGAGGAGAAGGCTGTGAAGCCACG TTGTGGGACCTAAGACAGACTCGAAACAGAATATGTGAGTATAAGGGGCATTTCCAGACTGTCGCATCCTGCGTCTTTCTACCAAGAGCATTGGCCTTGATGCCTTTAATTGCTACCTCATCACATGATTGCAAGGTGAAGATTTGGAACCAAGATACTGGAG CCTGCCTTTTCACCTTGTCTCTGGATGGATCAGGACCCTTGACTTCTCTGGCTGTTGGTGACGCCATCTCCTTATTGTGTGCAAGTTTTAACAGAGGAATTCACTTACTCAGAATGGACCACAGCCAAGGGCTGGAACTGCAGGAAGTGGCAGCATTCTGA
- the WDR31 gene encoding WD repeat-containing protein 31 isoform X2: MLLLRCQLKQAPPQKVSCRFRVVMGKLQSKLKHSTYKYSRPDEIIEERIQTKAFQEYSPAHMDTVSVVAALNSDLCVSGGKDKTVVAYNWKTGNVVKRFKGHEHEITKVACIPKSSQFFSSSRDRMVMMWDLHGSSQPRQQLCGHAMVVTGLAVSPDSSQLCTGSRDNTLLLWDVVTGQSVERASVSRNVVTHLCWVPREPYILQTSEDKTLRLWDSRGLQLAHMFPAKQHIQTYCEVSVDGHKCVSCSNGFGGEGCEATLWDLRQTRNRICEYKGHFQTVASCVFLPRALALMPLIATSSHDCKVKIWNQDTGACLFTLSLDGSGPLTSLAVGDAISLLCASFNRGIHLLRMDHSQGLELQEVAAF; this comes from the exons ATGCTGCTACTCAGGTGCCAACTGAAACAAGCTCCTCCACAGAAGGTTTCGTGTAGGTTTCGTGTCGTGATGGGGAAACTGCAAAGCAAACTCAAACACAGCACTTATAAATACAG CAGGCCTGATGAAATTATAGAAGAGAGAATTCAAACTAAAGCTTTTCAAGAGTATAGCCCAGCTCACATGGATACCGTCTCTGTCGTGGCTGCTTTGAACTCAGACCTTTGTGTCTCTGGAGGGAAAGATAAG ACAGTTGTGGCCTATAATTGGAAAACTGGAAATGTAGTGAAAAggttcaaaggacatgaacatgaGATCACCAAG GTAGCCTGCATTCCCAAATCCAGCCAGTTCTTCAGCTCCTCTCGTGACAGGATGGTCATGATGTGGGACTTGCACGGTTCCTCACAACCAAGGCAGCAATTGTGTGGCCATGCCATGGTGGTCACCGGATTGGCTGTGAGTCCAG ACTCATCACAGCTGTGCACTGGCTCTCGGGACAACACCCTGCTTCTGTGGGATGTGGTGACAGGACAGAGTGTGGAAAGAGCATCTGTCTCCAGGAACGTG gtcACTCACCTGTGCTGGGTCCCCAGAGAACCATACATACTACAGACCTCTGAAGATAAAACCCTCAG ATTATGGGACAGTCGGGGGCTGCAGTTAGCTCATATGTTTCCTGCAAAGCAGCACATTCAGACCTACTGTGAAGTCAGTGTGGATGGACACAAGTGTGTCTCCTGCAGCAATGGCTTTGGAGGAGAAGGCTGTGAAGCCACG TTGTGGGACCTAAGACAGACTCGAAACAGAATATGTGAGTATAAGGGGCATTTCCAGACTGTCGCATCCTGCGTCTTTCTACCAAGAGCATTGGCCTTGATGCCTTTAATTGCTACCTCATCACATGATTGCAAGGTGAAGATTTGGAACCAAGATACTGGAG CCTGCCTTTTCACCTTGTCTCTGGATGGATCAGGACCCTTGACTTCTCTGGCTGTTGGTGACGCCATCTCCTTATTGTGTGCAAGTTTTAACAGAGGAATTCACTTACTCAGAATGGACCACAGCCAAGGGCTGGAACTGCAGGAAGTGGCAGCATTCTGA
- the RNF183 gene encoding E3 ubiquitin-protein ligase RNF183 isoform X1 — MVGDQPDPEQRTARMSALDPLREKPRVTHRRKTKQPKLPECTGSLKSPEGRRKPGTARAGQALLRPMQIRPTHAAWKSGLGSQKTKHMRARLHGREAEEAAPREQQINSSNYSNDPYEKQRKAKYFWLKRRSRAGVRLPPAPHFNSLRLVGWPALRSRKADWLCAKNKAEGSEVCTRSLQLLRHIKRSAGDWTESDSWSF; from the exons ATGGTAGGAGATCAACCGGACCCAGAACAGAGGACTGCAAGGATGAGTGCACTTGACCCCCTGAGAGAAAAACCCAGAGTGACTCACAGGAGAAAGACAAAACAACCAAAGCTTCCCGAGTGTACAGGAAGTCTAAAGTcaccagaaggaagaagaaaacctgGAACAGCAAGAGCTGGCCAAGCGCTGCTAAGACCTATGCAAATAAGACCCACCCACGCTGCCTGGAAATCGGGCCTGGGAAGTCAGAAAACAAAGCACATGCGTGCAAGGCTGCACGGAAgggaggcggaggaggcggcTCCGAGGGAGCAG caGATCAACTCTTCAAATTATTCAAATGACCCAtatgagaaacagagaaaagccAAGTATTTCTGGTTGAAACGGAGAAGCCGGGCTGGAGTGCGCCTCCCTCCAGCTCCCCACTTTAACTCCCTAAGGTTGGTGGGATGGCCAGCTCTAAGATCTCGGAAGGCTGACTGGCTGTGTGCTAAGAACAAAGCAGAAGGCAGCGAGGTTTGTACACGCTCCTTGCAGTTACTTAGGCACATTAAAAGATCAGCGGGTGACTGGACTGAATCTGATAGTTGGAGCTTTTAA
- the WDR31 gene encoding WD repeat-containing protein 31 isoform X5 has protein sequence MVMMWDLHGSSQPRQQLCGHAMVVTGLAVSPDSSQLCTGSRDNTLLLWDVVTGQSVERASVSRNVVTHLCWVPREPYILQTSEDKTLRLWDSRGLQLAHMFPAKQHIQTYCEVSVDGHKCVSCSNGFGGEGCEATLWDLRQTRNRICEYKGHFQTVASCVFLPRALALMPLIATSSHDCKVKIWNQDTGACLFTLSLDGSGPLTSLAVGDAISLLCASFNRGIHLLRMDHSQGLELQEVAAF, from the exons ATGGTCATGATGTGGGACTTGCACGGTTCCTCACAACCAAGGCAGCAATTGTGTGGCCATGCCATGGTGGTCACCGGATTGGCTGTGAGTCCAG ACTCATCACAGCTGTGCACTGGCTCTCGGGACAACACCCTGCTTCTGTGGGATGTGGTGACAGGACAGAGTGTGGAAAGAGCATCTGTCTCCAGGAACGTG gtcACTCACCTGTGCTGGGTCCCCAGAGAACCATACATACTACAGACCTCTGAAGATAAAACCCTCAG ATTATGGGACAGTCGGGGGCTGCAGTTAGCTCATATGTTTCCTGCAAAGCAGCACATTCAGACCTACTGTGAAGTCAGTGTGGATGGACACAAGTGTGTCTCCTGCAGCAATGGCTTTGGAGGAGAAGGCTGTGAAGCCACG TTGTGGGACCTAAGACAGACTCGAAACAGAATATGTGAGTATAAGGGGCATTTCCAGACTGTCGCATCCTGCGTCTTTCTACCAAGAGCATTGGCCTTGATGCCTTTAATTGCTACCTCATCACATGATTGCAAGGTGAAGATTTGGAACCAAGATACTGGAG CCTGCCTTTTCACCTTGTCTCTGGATGGATCAGGACCCTTGACTTCTCTGGCTGTTGGTGACGCCATCTCCTTATTGTGTGCAAGTTTTAACAGAGGAATTCACTTACTCAGAATGGACCACAGCCAAGGGCTGGAACTGCAGGAAGTGGCAGCATTCTGA
- the WDR31 gene encoding WD repeat-containing protein 31 isoform X4 codes for MLLLRCQLKQAPPQKVSCRFRVVMGKLQSKLKHSTYKYRPDEIIEERIQTKAFQEYSPAHMDTVSVVAALNSDLCVSGGKDKVACIPKSSQFFSSSRDRMVMMWDLHGSSQPRQQLCGHAMVVTGLAVSPDSSQLCTGSRDNTLLLWDVVTGQSVERASVSRNVVTHLCWVPREPYILQTSEDKTLRLWDSRGLQLAHMFPAKQHIQTYCEVSVDGHKCVSCSNGFGGEGCEATLWDLRQTRNRICEYKGHFQTVASCVFLPRALALMPLIATSSHDCKVKIWNQDTGACLFTLSLDGSGPLTSLAVGDAISLLCASFNRGIHLLRMDHSQGLELQEVAAF; via the exons ATGCTGCTACTCAGGTGCCAACTGAAACAAGCTCCTCCACAGAAGGTTTCGTGTAGGTTTCGTGTCGTGATGGGGAAACTGCAAAGCAAACTCAAACACAGCACTTATAAATACAG GCCTGATGAAATTATAGAAGAGAGAATTCAAACTAAAGCTTTTCAAGAGTATAGCCCAGCTCACATGGATACCGTCTCTGTCGTGGCTGCTTTGAACTCAGACCTTTGTGTCTCTGGAGGGAAAGATAAG GTAGCCTGCATTCCCAAATCCAGCCAGTTCTTCAGCTCCTCTCGTGACAGGATGGTCATGATGTGGGACTTGCACGGTTCCTCACAACCAAGGCAGCAATTGTGTGGCCATGCCATGGTGGTCACCGGATTGGCTGTGAGTCCAG ACTCATCACAGCTGTGCACTGGCTCTCGGGACAACACCCTGCTTCTGTGGGATGTGGTGACAGGACAGAGTGTGGAAAGAGCATCTGTCTCCAGGAACGTG gtcACTCACCTGTGCTGGGTCCCCAGAGAACCATACATACTACAGACCTCTGAAGATAAAACCCTCAG ATTATGGGACAGTCGGGGGCTGCAGTTAGCTCATATGTTTCCTGCAAAGCAGCACATTCAGACCTACTGTGAAGTCAGTGTGGATGGACACAAGTGTGTCTCCTGCAGCAATGGCTTTGGAGGAGAAGGCTGTGAAGCCACG TTGTGGGACCTAAGACAGACTCGAAACAGAATATGTGAGTATAAGGGGCATTTCCAGACTGTCGCATCCTGCGTCTTTCTACCAAGAGCATTGGCCTTGATGCCTTTAATTGCTACCTCATCACATGATTGCAAGGTGAAGATTTGGAACCAAGATACTGGAG CCTGCCTTTTCACCTTGTCTCTGGATGGATCAGGACCCTTGACTTCTCTGGCTGTTGGTGACGCCATCTCCTTATTGTGTGCAAGTTTTAACAGAGGAATTCACTTACTCAGAATGGACCACAGCCAAGGGCTGGAACTGCAGGAAGTGGCAGCATTCTGA
- the RNF183 gene encoding E3 ubiquitin-protein ligase RNF183 isoform X2 — translation MVGDQPDPEQRTARMSALDPLREKPRVTHRRKTKQPKLPECTGSLKSPEGRRKPGTARAGQALLRPMQIRPTHAAWKSGLGSQKTKHMRARLHGREAEEAAPREQINSSNYSNDPYEKQRKAKYFWLKRRSRAGVRLPPAPHFNSLRLVGWPALRSRKADWLCAKNKAEGSEVCTRSLQLLRHIKRSAGDWTESDSWSF, via the exons ATGGTAGGAGATCAACCGGACCCAGAACAGAGGACTGCAAGGATGAGTGCACTTGACCCCCTGAGAGAAAAACCCAGAGTGACTCACAGGAGAAAGACAAAACAACCAAAGCTTCCCGAGTGTACAGGAAGTCTAAAGTcaccagaaggaagaagaaaacctgGAACAGCAAGAGCTGGCCAAGCGCTGCTAAGACCTATGCAAATAAGACCCACCCACGCTGCCTGGAAATCGGGCCTGGGAAGTCAGAAAACAAAGCACATGCGTGCAAGGCTGCACGGAAgggaggcggaggaggcggcTCCGAGGGAGCAG ATCAACTCTTCAAATTATTCAAATGACCCAtatgagaaacagagaaaagccAAGTATTTCTGGTTGAAACGGAGAAGCCGGGCTGGAGTGCGCCTCCCTCCAGCTCCCCACTTTAACTCCCTAAGGTTGGTGGGATGGCCAGCTCTAAGATCTCGGAAGGCTGACTGGCTGTGTGCTAAGAACAAAGCAGAAGGCAGCGAGGTTTGTACACGCTCCTTGCAGTTACTTAGGCACATTAAAAGATCAGCGGGTGACTGGACTGAATCTGATAGTTGGAGCTTTTAA
- the WDR31 gene encoding WD repeat-containing protein 31 isoform X1 produces the protein MLLLRCQLKQAPPQKVSCRFRVVMGKLQSKLKHSTYKYRPDEIIEERIQTKAFQEYSPAHMDTVSVVAALNSDLCVSGGKDKTVVAYNWKTGNVVKRFKGHEHEITKVACIPKSSQFFSSSRDRMVMMWDLHGSSQPRQQLCGHAMVVTGLAVSPDSSQLCTGSRDNTLLLWDVVTGQSVERASVSRNVVTHLCWVPREPYILQTSEDKTLRLWDSRGLQLAHMFPAKQHIQTYCEVSVDGHKCVSCSNGFGGEGCEATLWDLRQTRNRICEYKGHFQTVASCVFLPRALALMPLIATSSHDCKVKIWNQDTGACLFTLSLDGSGPLTSLAVGDAISLLCASFNRGIHLLRMDHSQGLELQEVAAF, from the exons ATGCTGCTACTCAGGTGCCAACTGAAACAAGCTCCTCCACAGAAGGTTTCGTGTAGGTTTCGTGTCGTGATGGGGAAACTGCAAAGCAAACTCAAACACAGCACTTATAAATACAG GCCTGATGAAATTATAGAAGAGAGAATTCAAACTAAAGCTTTTCAAGAGTATAGCCCAGCTCACATGGATACCGTCTCTGTCGTGGCTGCTTTGAACTCAGACCTTTGTGTCTCTGGAGGGAAAGATAAG ACAGTTGTGGCCTATAATTGGAAAACTGGAAATGTAGTGAAAAggttcaaaggacatgaacatgaGATCACCAAG GTAGCCTGCATTCCCAAATCCAGCCAGTTCTTCAGCTCCTCTCGTGACAGGATGGTCATGATGTGGGACTTGCACGGTTCCTCACAACCAAGGCAGCAATTGTGTGGCCATGCCATGGTGGTCACCGGATTGGCTGTGAGTCCAG ACTCATCACAGCTGTGCACTGGCTCTCGGGACAACACCCTGCTTCTGTGGGATGTGGTGACAGGACAGAGTGTGGAAAGAGCATCTGTCTCCAGGAACGTG gtcACTCACCTGTGCTGGGTCCCCAGAGAACCATACATACTACAGACCTCTGAAGATAAAACCCTCAG ATTATGGGACAGTCGGGGGCTGCAGTTAGCTCATATGTTTCCTGCAAAGCAGCACATTCAGACCTACTGTGAAGTCAGTGTGGATGGACACAAGTGTGTCTCCTGCAGCAATGGCTTTGGAGGAGAAGGCTGTGAAGCCACG TTGTGGGACCTAAGACAGACTCGAAACAGAATATGTGAGTATAAGGGGCATTTCCAGACTGTCGCATCCTGCGTCTTTCTACCAAGAGCATTGGCCTTGATGCCTTTAATTGCTACCTCATCACATGATTGCAAGGTGAAGATTTGGAACCAAGATACTGGAG CCTGCCTTTTCACCTTGTCTCTGGATGGATCAGGACCCTTGACTTCTCTGGCTGTTGGTGACGCCATCTCCTTATTGTGTGCAAGTTTTAACAGAGGAATTCACTTACTCAGAATGGACCACAGCCAAGGGCTGGAACTGCAGGAAGTGGCAGCATTCTGA